From the genome of Solanum pennellii chromosome 6, SPENNV200:
ACTATCCGACCTAATTTTAAAACACATATGACGACCGTCTTTTAAATGGTTCAATTATGCCCCTAATCCAACTCATATATGTGTGAATTATTCTGTTATTTACATCATCATCGCCTGCTGCAGCTTGCAGTTGTGTCTGTAACGTTGTTGCGGTGAATTCCTCCGCTCTAGCCCTTGCCTGTGAGGTTTGCGCCTCCAGCTCCGCATTGCGCCGAAACGCTTTTCAAACCTCGACTTCCTTTTCCTTCAGTTGTTGTGCCATTGATTCCTCGGCGGTTCCAATCAAAGCACGATAGTGTTTGCCTTTTAAATGGTTCAATTATGCCCTAATCAGACCCATATATGGTATTTAAAAAAAGGGGTCGGGTTGTATAGATTATTTAAAAGACGGGTCGTATATGTGTTTTAAAATTAGGTCGGATAGTTCGGGGCATAAAAGACCCCtttctcttttaatataaatgtcaagtgataatatataaaaatgatgtGGAAAATCCATTTGGcatttaaagaaaagtaaaatgagttAGATATTTCGAGTTGATCAACTAACACCTGTAAGAGCATATGTAGACCAAAAGTTGAAAGGCGAGGGTATAAATGGACAAAACTTTAAACGAggtatatctagaccttttttaatagtttaggggcatatttgaccattttcccttgaatataaatgtcaagtgataatacataaaaatgatgTGGAAAATTCATTTGGCattttaataaaagtaaaatgagttggatatttcgAGTTGGCCAACTAACAGCCCAAAGGGCATATGTAgaccaaaagttggacggcgagggtataaatggaccaaactttaaacgaGGGGCATATCTAaaccttttcgaatagtttaggggcatatttgaccctttttcctttccaaaaatataagtatttattaattaatgtgttCTAATTTTTGGACGatagatatttaatttgaaaagtaTGATGAAATGTATCTATACACTATTTATGATAATTGAGagtatatttgtcattttcctATTTAATAAGTATAACCTATTAAAATCTACTCATCTGTCCATTTTCATTTGTCATATTACACTTTTCGAAAAGTCAAGTTGattaatttgtaatattatattatattaatttaatatcttaaacaaaaaagtattatattacAATTtcttacatattaatatattgaaaaatacattataaaatatcagtcaaaattattataatttgactctTGCAAAGGAATTCatgactttaaaatatttattgctATGTATAAAGACCATTAATTTACATTTATTgctatatataattgaattaattaagatTTGACTAAAGAATTACAAACTTAACCAAGAACATGCCTTGTAATAATGTGGAAAATATTTGTCATAAATGAATAAATCAACTGGACACATATTCTACTCCTATATAATAAACCAATGTTTCTTCCAAATATATTGTGAAGCTCTCAAAATCTTTCAATATTTGGAGATTTTCATAACATTTAACAGTCTTTTCATCTTCTCTAACGCACTTCTTTTGGGTTTTTGTTTATCTATCTTCTCTTCAATGATCGGactcgattttttttttattggttaagttgaaaatacattatattatctttttaatttatttcgttcatttttttttcaacttggccaataagaaaatcaaaactGAGTGTTGAAGAGGCGTTAGAGAACAAAGAGAAACCGAAAGCGTTGCACTAGAAATATGGAAAAGATTGttgaatcaatatatatatataaagctgaATATAGAAAAGCTGATGTGGCAGGCCTATATGATCTCCATTCCAATTTATcttttctctcaattttttaaactttttttttattttttaaaataataatctacTAAATACATCTAATGCATCTATTAACTTACAATTAAAGAGGACAATGAAAAGTTTttacataaatgatatttttattgttcTAATGGAGTATGAAGAATTATAACGGTTGTCAATAACTTAttacaatcaaataaaaagtataaataagAGAGTACATAATCTgaaagtaacaaataaaattccaatttcattgcaaaaaaaaaaaataaaaaattactacCTCATATAAATCAAGAATTCTGATTTGTCTATACAAATGAAGTTATGCATGAGAGCACATAATTGAAAAGTAAGTTGACGAAATGGAAGAATTATTGCAATAGAAGATATACTACTTCAggtaattgaatttttgaaaagttttattgcctcaaataaataaaaaatttatttgtttgtacaAATGGAGTCAgacaagaggatatgaaggtGAATTAACAAAATTGAAGAATCATTCTTCAAGAAGATTTACTGCTTCAggtaaatcaaaattttgatttgttatataaatgaattcattagaatatacttgtgcaagtttaattattttatgccAACGAAAATTATAACAACGGATCTACCAAAATTGTACAATGGAATTCTATATAGAAATTCAATATACCAAAGATCGAGAAACATCTAAATGTCCTCTAATATTCAGTTTGTAAATCCTAAAAATAATGTCTGAAGTAtagttttctaattttattctttttttttcacaaataaaaaatgaataaaaagatGAGGCAAGAAATAgcaagattaaaaaaagaagatattagTAAATTTTTTCTAATAGTATAGAATAAATTTAGTGTgatataattagaaaaaaaataaagaaatgaggCATGACATTGCAACTTGCAAGATaaaaggaagaagatatatagTAGTGGACTAAGTAAACAGTAAAAgggaggaaaagaaaaaaaaggaaagaatttttttaaaataactacatacaataaaaataaacacaagaaaGGAAAACAAATGTAAAAACGTTACCCAAAAAAGacgttatttttaattatttttccgtAACtacttctctctctttcttcattgaatttattttttagaattttttaaaagtataatacATTAGAGAGGAATTTAAGAAAAAGTGACAAATTGTAGTGCCATGGGGACTAGAGAGAGAGACAAAcatgatatttaaattttatttcactgATTTTAtagatcaaaagaaaaaattgtaaagaagaaaacaaatttcAATTATAGTAGTAAACTATGATAATAAGGAGGAGAGATAAATAAGATTTtctctttaaatttataaaatagaagataaaaagactaatttaagaaaaaatattagtaaattaCAGTTATGATGAGGAGAGATGAAAGCAATAAATTATAGtaaaagtaagaaaaagagataaataaggtaatactttaattatgtcatatattaaattagatactattttataatttctattgagtttttaacataaaatataaataagaaaaatatttaaaaattaagaaaatggataacttcttttgagtttttttagcataaaatataaaggagaaaaataattaaataaccaagagatatcttatttttatcaagagaacttatttatttaaatttttttaaaagagagTCTGTGAATATTAACAGAAATATTTAATATCTGcgtttttcttcaaatttataaattaaaagaaataaaacaattaagaaaaaagaagctttttgtgaataaaaataattatttatggtaATACAGAAgagatataaataattatttttatttatatatatatagagattgAGAGATGTATATACAACCGCAATTACATAAAGAATAAAGTATTTAAAGAAACTAATAATTTGAGGCATTATATACTTtaacaaaatacatatatataacaaatttgGGAAAAACTTTCTAAACAAACTTTATCAGAATGCTGATAAAAATAAAGTTGAGttctttttacaaaaaaaattcagaaaaaaagtttattattataacatatgcatacaaattatattagttattttgaGATGAGAAAAATAATCACATCTTTTTAAGTTATCACGTGTCTTCAAAGCATTAAGATAATCATAGTTTCTcaatttataaaacaaataaatttagtaaattataacaaaaaaatgttaattaggACTTTGACAAacaaaatatgagatttctacattagaattaaaattataaattaaataaaagaaaacaattaagaaaaaaggaGCTTTTTGTgaataagaataattatttatggtaATACAGAAgagatataaataattttttttatttatgtatatatagagattGAGAGATGTATATACAACCCCAATTACATAAAGAATAAAGTATTTAAAGAAACTAATAATTTGAGGCATTATATActttaataaaatacatataacaaATTTGGGAAAAACTTTCTAAACAAACTTTATCAGAATGCTGATAGAAATAAAGTTGAGttctttttacaaaaaaaattcaggaaaaaagtttattattatagcatatgcatacaaattatattaattattttgagatgAGAAAAATAATCACATCTTTTTAAGTTATCACATGTCTTCAAAGCATTAAGATAATCATAGTTTCTCaatttataaaacaaatgaatttagtaaattataaaaaaaaatgtaaattaggACTTTGACAAacaaaatatgagatttctacattagaataaaaaatataatttaaattctaCAACGTTTAAGAAGAGTAAAAGAGAATAGTGACAAAATTAAGCATGATAgtaaggaagaaaaataaataatattattatttctataatctttttttaaaaatagaaggtAAAAGAAAGGGTTTAAGAAAAAGTGATAAATTGTAGTAATGTGAGGAGAGGGACAAATAagatatttgaatttatttttttactgaTTTTATAGATCAGtaaaaaaactttaaagaagaaaattttcttcaacaataattataaattatgacaATAAGGAGGAGAgataaataagatttttgatttttaaaaattataaaaatgtagagggtaaaaaatctaatttaagaaaaaatattaaattatagcAATGATGagaaatgatgaaaaaataataaattgtagtAATGATAAGATGAGAGATAAATAaggtaaatatatttattgtaatcATAATATAAGTAGAGTACTATaactataatttaaaaaaaaaactaaattagaTACTATTATAACTTCTTTTGAGTTGTTaaccataaaatataaattaaaaaaatatttaaaagtcaagaaaaagagaaaataataattatgagtCTTCATCAaagagaaattttatttatttatttacatattttacggatcaagagaaaaaaaattaaaaaagaactttttgataataataatatttaaatctatttttcttcaaattttatgaatcaaaagaaagaaaattattaaggaaaaagaataattaattatgatgatAAAGAGGAGAGATAAATaagattattatttaaaaaactaaaatgtagaaaaaataataaattataatagtaTGATTAGGAGAGATGAAAAACATTTAATAGATTGTAATAATATTAAGGAGAAAgataaataagatattttatattctttttgtgaatattataaatcaaaataaagaaaaaaaattaaaaatttgacgATAAAGACAAGTAATAATTTTGACCAAAGTGAGGTATTGGATCATTCTTTTATATCAATCTTCAActataattcaaaaatttaatcaaaataaaatttattttcatatgatcaaaataaaatttattttcatatttatacgTAAATGTTTTTGTGAAATTATctctctttatttctttttaagagtcaaaaacttcttataatatatttaatattacatatattttgtaattttaaattacagtttataatcaataacaaaaaattcatacaaCATCGTTATTGttacattatttaatttacaatttaataataactaaaatttgaaattcagtctatttgagtttgaaaattataaacgatccttaaaatatttctaatattcaaatattaaaataaaaataaaaatatttaattaaattttttgtcaTCGCGCAAAGCGCGAACAACTTCACTAGTTTTATTATAATCTTCAgttattgaaagaaaaataacttaCAACTAAGATAACtaagaaataattaagaaagtagattttatttttcttttaccttattattttGGTTATAAAAAGGACTGacaattattattctttttttgcaGATTGATTTGCAACAAAGCCTGATAAACGAATGAGCTATACGTAGAATgtcaaaaattattaatttagtatGGATGATAATCTCTTAATTAGATATATATGGTTTTTTTTAGGTCAACTTTACTAAACATGTAATTTaaatccataaaaaaaaaaaaattgtattcatTTTCCTCTACAGTTTGAGGAGTtgtttgtataaaataataaattttccaGTTGGTGTATCTAGGaggttttaattttaatttttaattgcaAATGCTTGTAAAATACTTGACTTTATTAgattcttattttttcatttattttatttttgtggtcCTATTACAGCTTAGGTGATTCTCCTTTTATATTCTTTatcgagaaaaaaaaaagaaatcacaaaataaaCAATTGGTGCTTTAATTCCTCTTTTACTTCTTTGAAGAGCAAACAATTAAATAATGGCTGCCTGAAAAGAAACCTACGCCTTTCAAATATATATGCGCAATATATCGTTTCAAATTagttatcatattttatttttagagattcaaattatataaactttaattattatttaaaataatttattcctcaacttgatatgagaaaaatcacaacatataCGTTAGtatagttaaatatttaaattgtaattataaaatattaaattaatttaatattagcgaaagtaattttttttttctaagaacCACTTTATTCGATCTTAGGCCTTCTTTTGTAACAAAGGGATAATTTATTACCTAGTActtataatatatgttttctttttacatATAAAGAGGTACTTAATATTACGCCTTTAAGATTATGTTTAGTTAATCACATTTATGTCTATTTTTACACCTATAAAATCTTAAGAGTTAACATTTATCGTAACTCCACCATTCAATAAACCAAAActgatgtataatttattttaatcttaaGGATTtgaaactgttttttttttccaccaAAAATGACATCAAGCTGCGGTACTTCAAACTTCGATGAGCATCGATGGATTATTCAAATCCGTCGAACACTCGATGAAGAACTTGAAGAAGACACTGAAATTCCAGTTAGCATTTTCAATGTACCAAAAGCCCTGTTGCTAAGCAACCAAGATTGTTACGTGCCACAATTGGTGGCAATAGGCCCTTATCACTATTGGCGCTCGGATCTACACGATATGGAGAggtaaatatattcaaatttagaGGTACCAAATGAACGTGTTGAATTAAACTTGAGTTTTGAGTCGATTTGATCCTAAATTGTTTGTGTTATGATGGTACAAATAACATGTCATGATTttcgatatttttattttttgaacctCCTGATTAAAAAATTCTGGATCCACTACTGATTTTGACAAGTCATATTTAGGCCAAGTTAATAAACGAGTCATATTTCAAAGTCGTTTAAAATTTGGACGGGTTGAACAATTATACTAAACAATTGGTTAATTTTGCCACTTCAGGTACAAGCTAGCTGCTGCAAAGAGAACTCAGAAACACCTCTATAGCCTCAAATTTCAACATCTTGTTgaacaattaataaaatttgagCATAGAATTCGTAGTTCGTACCAtaaatacttgaatttcaatggtGAAACTTTGGCCTGGATGATGGCGGTGGACGCCTCTTTCTTACTGGAATTCCTTCAAATCTATGCCATCAAAGAAGGTAAGATTCTAACCAGAATATCCTCAAGAATGTCACATTTGGTTGATGTTGCAGGGAGAAAATCCGCGCATAACGCTATTCTTAGAGATTTAATTATGCTCGAAAATCAGATCCCATTGTTCTTactaagaaaaatattggaagTCCAATATTCATCTTTAGAGTTAGCAGACACAATGTTGATGTCAATGCTAACCGGATTCTGTAAAGAGCTTTCTCCATTCCAAACCATAGACGAATCCCCAAAAGTAAACATCACAGAATGCTCTCACTTGCTAGACTTTTTGTACCAATTCATCGTGCCCAAATTAGACGTAACAACTTCTGAGATAACAGAAGATGATCACGAACAAAGTAGCccgattgaagaagaaaatattacttTAGGTGGAAAATTAAGTCACATCGGACAACTTGTCAATGAAATTTGGAAGATCATTGTGAAAATAAACAGAGGACCAGTACGTTTTCttaagaaaattgtattttcCAAACCGATTAAATTCTTATTAAAAGTACCTTGGAAACTTTTTACTAATCTTCCTGTGATTAAACTTTTAATTCAACCAATTACATATTTATTCTTTTCACAAGAAAAAGCAGAGGTAAATTCCGAAAGCAACATGAATAAGCCTCCACTTTTTGAAGAATTAGCCATTCCATCAGTAACAGAGCTTTCTAAATCCGGAGTACATTTCGTAGCCACCAGTGAAGGTATCATGAGCATAAATTTCGACGATacaaatatcaaatttcatttgCCTAGAGTCAGTCTAGATGTAAATACAGAGGTAATTTTGAGGAATTTAGTTGCGTATGAGGCATGTAACGCATCAGGGCCATTGGTTTTTACGCGTTACACTGAATTGATGAATGGGATTATTGATACTGAAGAAGACGCGGTGTTACTTAGAGAAAAGGGGATAATTTTGAACCGTTTGAAGAGTGATAAAGAAGTTGCGAAGTTGTGGAATGGGATGAGTAGATCGTTGAGATTAACGAAAGTTCCGTTTATTGATAAAGTGATTGAAGATGTGAATGGATTTTATAATGGGAGATGGAGTATTAAGATTGGAAAAATGATGAAGCATTATGTGTTTGGATCATGGCAGTTTCTCACATTCCTGGCTGCTATTATGCTGTTATTGTTGATGACTTTACAAGCGTTTTGTTCCGTCTATAAGTGTGCTCGTATATTTCATACTCAAGATTCTGGGTAGAGATAATACGATCTATGTACATCTTATCTTCTTGAGACCCCACTTGTGAAGTTACACTGGATAAATTATAAGAAGTTGTTTAATACTGACGaatgattcttttctttttatttgttttattattaaaatgtaatatttatttCCTTAAGATTATCAAAAGCACATAAGATAAGAGTAAATAGTTCTCTTTGTGATCAGATGCATTGCTGTTGGTCGAAGAAATGCTAAAGTGAAAGGTGGATTTGTGCAATTGTTTAGAGAAAAGATGCATGGTgctttaataattatttatgtttttacgAATTTGACGCTCTTATGATCTTTTTCAAGATGCTATTTCTCCAAGTTTTTGGTGTACAGAATAATTTGttgcttttgtttgttgatAGAAGGAAACATAACACACTAACAATTATCCCATAAAATTAGTCGAAGTGCAAATAAACtaggaagaaaaaaagagtaagaaaaagTAATCTTTAGTTCTTTAGCTTTACCATTCCTGTAACATTGTCTGCATGATCTTGGTGCTGCGGACTAAATAGCTGTTACAAATGATTTGATTCAAAAGAAATGCGTCCATTGACAATCCGCTATATTATATTcagttataataataaatatgagtatTTATAATCTAGCTATATAAATACCACTAGAAACTTTGGTAACTGTGAATGCAAAAACATTAACTCAACTGTTGCTAAATGTTTTTGCAacaatactaaaaaataattcattgaCACTAAATATCTCTTTTGCTATAGTGTACCACGATTAATCGAACTAATAAACCAGAAGATGTTATAGAAAAAGAGTAGCACAGTACATAATCGCTGGTATCACGTACATAGCTACAATCAGTAAAGTGAACAGAAAATAGTACTCTAGTAGTAATCAAAATCCAAACGTACGCTTATGGTAAATTTGTATTTTGCACTAGATCAAGGAACTAATGGTGGTGAAAAGATTGGAACAAGAGGTGCATTAAATATGGGGACAAGTGGAGGTGGTGGAGAAGGAACTAGTGGTGGTGGGAATATTATAACCGGAGGCCATATTGGTAGAGGTGGCAATGGAACTAGTGGTGGTGGACGGATAATAAACGGAGGACGTCTAGGTGGAGGCGGAGAAGGTACTAGTGGTGGTGGATGGATTATAAATGGAGGACGACGTGGTGGAGGTGGTGATGGAACTAGTGGTGGTGGACGGATTATAATTGGGGGACGTCGTGGTGGAGGTGGAGAAGGTACTAGTGGTGGTGGACGGATTATAATTGGAGGACGTCGTGGAGGAGGTGGCGATGGAACTAGTGGTGGTGGACGGATTACAAATGGAGGACGTCTAGGTGGAGGTGGGGACGGGACTAGTGGTGGTGGACGGATTATAATTGGAGGACGTCGTGGAGGAGGTGGCGATGGAACTAGTGGTGGTGGACGGATTATAAATGGAGGACGTCTAGGTGGAGGTGGGGACGGGACTAGTGGTGGTGGACGGATTATAAATGGAGGACGTCGTGGAGGAGGTGGAGAAGGTACTAGTGCTGGTGGACGGATAATAAATGGAGGACGTCGTGGTGGAGGTGGAGAGGTTACTAGTGGTGGTGGACGGATTATTATTGGAGGACATCTTCGTGGTGGAGGCGGAGACAGAACTAAGGGTGGTGGACGGGTTATAATCGGAGGACAATGTCTTTTTGGTGGATGACGTggaattgatcttcttcttccatgATTGTTTCTCCTTTGGCTGCTAATGAACTTCAaaaattcttcatttttcaatgCATTTTGAACATGTTCGTCATTTGGATAATCAGTTTTGGCTTCCAAAAAGAGGTTAAATGAGGTAATGAGGAGTAGTAGCACTAGCGAAATCAGGCTAATATTAATGTTGAGCTTCATCTCGATCTCGATATCTACTTGTTTaactttatttccttttaattcTTCTCAAATTGTTTTGCTGCGTCATCCATGTTGTTCAACTCAATATATATTACCTTTGTGTGGTAAGTAGTTAGAAATTGGAATTGGtacataaattgaaaaatgCTGCTTAATATTAAATGCATTACAGGTAATAAGTGTATTCTACCAGACAACCATATATGCAGAGTGCAATAGTAAATGCATGCAAGTCGCAACACAAGTATCAAGAAATGAGGATTGGATTTGGATGGAGTCTGTTTCAATTTTACATTAGGACATTGTTTAGTGACGAAGAGATGCATGGATGCACCAGTAAGGAGGTACGAGAGATTAGTTATAGAGGGTATGATGAGAGGTAGAGATAGGTCAAAGAAGTATTAGATAGAGGTAATAAGATAGAATTAAACATGACGCAACTTCAGGTTACAAAAGACATAACCTTAGATAGAAGGGTGTGGAGGACACATTATAAGGATAGAAGGTTAGTTGGTGTTTGCCACTACACTAGTTGTATTATTGTAGTCCttatactttttatttgtaGTATCATTGATAATTATTATAGTCGTTTGTTGTTTATGGTGtttctattttctcttctccGTCTCTTTCTTCTTTGTATTGGGATTTTTATCACTAAAGCCGAGGATTTTTTGAAAtcaatctttttattttcacaaaagttataaaatttgtatatatttactttttccATACCTCACTTGTAAAATTTAACGACTCTAacatattgttgttgttgacatTGTTTAGTGATGGTAAATATCCTTGCACACATGGTGTTTGCGTAAAATTAACCCACGTTTATCTTACCACcagttaaaaaataaagtgaggatatacatcatttaatatattaaaattataattataatatgatattataaattGCAAGTCTTCACATGTCAGAAATTGATAAAAGTATCTTTTGTTAGAATCTTAAAAAACGAAAATTAATGCCAGATTTGAGTATTGTAATATGAGAATTTCAAATATGGCAGGCCTATATTAAGAATAGTCCAGTATTTCTCCCATAATACTCTTGCTATTAAATTACTAAGTACTTACATACATATAACGTGTAGTGAAACTTAGGGtttcaaaatatcattaatttagttTAGTAAAAAACACACACGCTAGCATTCTTTAAGGATTATATCAAGTCAACAtgaattaagtaaaaaaaaagtatgagaTACAATTGATGTTCATAGTAGACGtgtaaatttataattgtatcaagtcaacatgaattaagtaaaaaaaaagtatgagaTACAATTGATGTTCATAGTAGACGTTTAAATTTATACTCCCTACATCCCATATTAGTTGATTATTATACTCCCTTATACTAAATATAGTGATCTCATATTCGTTGAATACCTTACTAAATCAAgaaaacattaattattttttccctATATTACCATTAGTCCATTAtgattaattcttttttaaagtaTTCACATTTGTTTGTAAAACTTTCAAGGAATTTTTAAGGGGTTAATTAATAAAAtcgtttttttatttataatatttgaagTATCGTGTAAAACGAGAAATGACCAACTAATACAGCGGAGAGAGTATTTATAGAATTATTAATGATTAAATGGTTAACAGTCAAAGGGAGACAGATGGTTTAAGAATCATCATAGTGAATGAGTGAATGTTGAAGTGAGAAAAGTTGAAGATTGGGGAGGAATGAGGAGGCATGGGAACATTAAGTTTGCTGTAAAAGAGTTGGTTGAAAATTAAATGTGCAAAATTGCGTTGCTCTATGTGCCACAATTTGAGTGTAAACGAAGAAGACGCGTATAATTACTATGCATGAGGATAAATGATGGCTAGGATTGTCGTGGTCTCgtgaaatgaaatatttttcattcttaattaaaagtttgagatttgaatttttttatctgATATCGaatgaaaaacaacaaataaaaagaaagagagaaatgatGACTCTTTTGGATCTCTCTCTTCTTGACATATTCTTCTATTAATAAATTACGTGGCTAAACAAATATACACTAGCTAATTTGCTaacatagctatagtttgcatTAAATACAATGGGAACTTATGTCTAGCTATAATTATGTTCTCCTCTCTCGCCTCTCGCCTCTCGCTCTCGTCCCTCGCCCGTCTCTCTTGAATCTCGGTCGCCTCTCTCCTTTTTTT
Proteins encoded in this window:
- the LOC107022941 gene encoding putative UPF0481 protein At3g02645, whose amino-acid sequence is MTSSCGTSNFDEHRWIIQIRRTLDEELEEDTEIPVSIFNVPKALLLSNQDCYVPQLVAIGPYHYWRSDLHDMERYKLAAAKRTQKHLYSLKFQHLVEQLIKFEHRIRSSYHKYLNFNGETLAWMMAVDASFLLEFLQIYAIKEGKILTRISSRMSHLVDVAGRKSAHNAILRDLIMLENQIPLFLLRKILEVQYSSLELADTMLMSMLTGFCKELSPFQTIDESPKVNITECSHLLDFLYQFIVPKLDVTTSEITEDDHEQSSPIEEENITLGGKLSHIGQLVNEIWKIIVKINRGPVRFLKKIVFSKPIKFLLKVPWKLFTNLPVIKLLIQPITYLFFSQEKAEVNSESNMNKPPLFEELAIPSVTELSKSGVHFVATSEGIMSINFDDTNIKFHLPRVSLDVNTEVILRNLVAYEACNASGPLVFTRYTELMNGIIDTEEDAVLLREKGIILNRLKSDKEVAKLWNGMSRSLRLTKVPFIDKVIEDVNGFYNGRWSIKIGKMMKHYVFGSWQFLTFLAAIMLLLLMTLQAFCSVYKCARIFHTQDSG
- the LOC107022442 gene encoding glycine-rich cell wall structural protein-like, which gives rise to MVNLYFALDQGTNGGEKIGTRGALNMGTSGGGGEGTSGGGNIITGGHIGRGGNGTSGGGRIINGGRLGGGGEGTSGGGWIINGGRRGGGGDGTSGGGRIIIGGRRGGGGEGTSGGGRIIIGGRRGGGGDGTSGGGRITNGGRLGGGGDGTSGGGRIIIGGRRGGGGDGTSGGGRIINGGRLGGGGDGTSGGGRIINGGRRGGGGEGTSAGGRIINGGRRGGGGEVTSGGGRIIIGGHLRGGGGDRTKGGGRVIIGGQCLFGG